The Pelosinus sp. IPA-1 genomic interval ATGAAAACAAAGTATCATTGATTTGTTTATTAGCGTTAGATATAGATGGTAAAGATGGTGTAAGATTTTTATTCAATAAGTTTAACAATGAAAAATTTACAACTAAAATTGGGCAAGCACAAACAGAAGAAGATATTAGGGAGGCACTACTAAATGAGTCATATTAATTTTGATGAAACACTCGTTTTAAAAAATATAGAAGGCGAAAATAGTTCAGATATTTTGAAATATATGGCAGCAAATTTATATAACCAAGGTTTTGTGAAAGCAAGTTATGCGGAAGCCGTTGTCGCAAGAGAAAAGAAGTTTGCTACGGGGTTACCTACTGGCGGATATGGAGTTGCCATTCCTCACACAGACATTGAACATGTAAATCAATCGGCTATAAGTGTTGGAATTTTAAAAAAACCAGTGGATTTTGGGATTATGGGGGAAGAAACTGAAAAAACTCCCGTAAAATTGGTGTTTATGTTAGCTATGCATGATAGCCATTCCCAACTAAGTATGCTACAAAGTCTAATGGGTATTTTTCAGGATGAGGAAGTTTTGACTTATTTAGCAACGGAAGAAAGTGAAGCTAAAATTAAAGATGAAGTTGTTAGTAAGTTAAATTTATCTATTGTGAAAGGGGGTGAACAAAAATGAGTACGAAAAAAGTAGTTTTAGTTGCTTGTGGGACTGGTATCGCAACATCTACAGTTGTTTCAGATGCAATAGAAAAAATGGCAAAAGAAAACAAGATTCAGGTTGAAATTATTCAATGTAAGGTGACCGAAGTTCCTGCATACGAATTAAGGGCAAATTTGCTTGTAACGACTACCATTGTTTCCAAGCAGTATCCTTTCCCAATCATTAATGCGAGAGCTTTCTTGACAGGTATTGGCTTAGATAAATTAAAAGAGCAAATTTTAGAAGAGCTTAAAAAATAAAAAAAGAGGAGGTATTATTGTGGATATCGTTCAGATATTTCAAGCATTCTTAGGGCTGGGACCAACGGTTATTTTGCCAGTTGCAGTTTTTTTACTAGGAATGGCATTTGGGCAACCAGCAAGTAAGGCCTTTCGGTCAGGTTTAATTATCGGCGTAGGTTTTACGGGTATCTTTTTAGTTGTTGATTTACTGGTTTCCAATCTTGCACCTGCAGCCCACGGTATGGTATCACGGTTTGGTGTACAGTTAAATATTATTGATATTGGCTGGCCAGGGGCTGCAAGTATAGCATGGGCCTCTCCTATCGCGGCATTTATTCTTCCCTTAGGTTTATTAGTTAATGTGATTATGCTGGTTACAAAAACAACAAAAACAATGGATATCGATCTTTGGAATTATTGGCACTTCACTTTCATGGGAGCATTTGTATATTCTGCAACTGGAAGCTTAGTACAAGGCTTAGTAGCAGCGGTTATTTTTGAAATTGTCGTTTTAAAAATCGCAGATTGGACAGCACCGATGCTAGCAAATTACTTTGAATTACCTGGGATATCTGTACCAACAGGTAGTACTGTATCCTATGCAATTGGGATCCCATTAGTAAGGCTAGTTCAAAGAATTCCAGTAATCAAAGATTTGCATGCAGATCCGGAAACAATTCAAAAAAGATTTGGTGTATTTGGTGAACCACTATTTATGGGTGTATTCTTAGGAGTTGTGCTGGGTGCATTAGCAGGATACCCTGCAGGGCAAATCATAAAAGTTGGTATGGCAATGGGTGGCGTTATGGTACTAATGCCTAGAATGGTAAAAATTTTGATGGAAGGTCTTATCCCGCTTGCTGAGTCTGCGCGTACTTTCCTGAGCAAACGATTTGGCGATAGAGATATTTATATTGGTTTAGATGCTGCCGTTGCTATTGGGCATCCTTCCGTAATCGCAACTGCTTTGATCTTAGTGCCAATAACCATTGCTTTAGCTGTAGTGTTACCTGGAAATAATGTATTACCTTTTGGTGACTTAGCAACCATTCCATTTATCGTTTGTTTTATCGTCGGAGCAGCAAGAGGGAATATTGTTCATTCCGTACTTGTTGGTGCTGTTGTCATAGCAATGAGCTTATATATGGCAACAGATGTGGCAGCCTTCCATACTCAAATGGCAGTAGATGCACATTTTAAAATGCCAGCAGGGGCAACGACTATATCCAGTATCGACCAAGGTGGTAATGTCATTCACTATGTAATTTATAAAGTGTTTACACTATTTCATTAAGACGATTGTTTGATATGGAAATCACCATCTTGGGCTAGCATGAAAATGTAGCCGAAAAATGCTAGCTCAAGATACTGATTATGAAATTAAAGGTGGGGGGCAGATATAATGTTAGCATTAGTAAAAACAGAACTAGGTTATGGTAACTTACATGTTATTGAAAGAGAAGAACCGAAAATGGGAAAAGACGAAGTTAAAATTTTAGTAAAGTACGCGGGTATCTGCGGCTCTGATGTGCATATGTATGAAGGGAGATATAAGGTAAGCGCTCCTGTTACATTAGGTCATGAGTTCGCTGGTGAAGTTGTAGAAGTTGGTGAGAATGTAACGGAAGTGAAAGTCGGTGAGCGGGTTACCTCTGAAACTACCTTTTATATCTGTGGACAGTGCAAATACTGCAAATCAAAGGATTATAACTTATGCAAAGACCGTAAGGGTTTAGGAAACCAACAAGATGGGGCCTTTACCAAATACGTAGTAGCCCGTAAAGAAAGTATACACAAACTACCTGAAAATGTAGATTATCAATCAGGTGCTCTTACCGAGGCATTGGCTTGCGCGCACCATGCAGTGACTAAAAGTACAATAAGAAAAGGTGATGTTGTAGTTGTCCTGGGGCCTGGTCCCATTGGACTGTTTGTAGCACAGATTGCAAAAACCTACGAGGCGAAAGTAATTATTACTGGACTAGAGAAGGATAAAAGTCGATTAGAAAAAGGAAAAGAGCTAGGGATTGATGTTACCGTTGATATTCAAAACCAAGATATAAAAGAGACTGTAAATGAATTAACGCAAGGATATGGTGCGGACGTTGTTTTTGAATGTACAGGTGCCCCTCCTTCTGTAAACTTTGGCTTAGATCTTTTGACTAAAAAAGGACAATATGTTCAGGTTGGGATTTTTCCAACAGCAGAAATTCTTACAGATTTTGAAAAAATCATCCAAAAAGAACTTTCAATAACTGGATGCAGGAGTCAAAGGCCGAGTGATTGGGAGCCATCCTTACAGTTTATGAATGATAATAGTGTAAATGCAAAGGCGTTGATATCTCATCAATTTAATATTACGGAATGGGATAAAGCATATAGAGCGATAAAAAGCGGGGAAGCCATTAAGGTAGTTTTAAAAGTAGAATAATCCCTGAAAAGAGTTTGATGATACAAAAGTATAAGTAGGATTTAATGCAAGTTAGCTGTTACTAAAGTAAACTGATACAGTTAGGCCTAGCTGTTAGATTATTAGGAAGTCTGTTCTGAGCTCAGTATCTATTCTTCTAAAGTGATAAAAGTACATTTAATTTAGAAAAAAATGAGCCAACTAAATGTATAAAATAACAGAATATTGTGAATTGTTGCTTTGGTATTTTATATATTGTGATGGTTCTTTTATAAAAAAATTCAGGTGTAGATTAGCCAAATGGTAAGGACTAGAGAAATAAGCATACGAGGTGAATAAAAAATGAATGAATTATTAATGAAAAACCCAGAAGAGATGGCAGGCTTAACCTTTCCTTGTTCCTGTGGCAGAACTCATAGCATTGATATCAATGGTGTCCGCATTGGTAGCGGTATCCTTTCTGATATTGTGAAATCTATACAATCCTTGCCAAGTGGTACAGTGTTATTTATTGCAGATAGTAAGACCTATGAGGTGGGGGGGCGGAAAGTTGAATTCATACTTTCTAAAGACTTTGCTTTAGAAAAGGTGATTTTTTCTAACAATCATCTTCACCCTGATGAAGCTGCAATGGAACAATTAAGAGCTGCTATTAATCCGAACATGACAGCGATTGTAGTTGTTGGTTCTGGTACATTAAACGATCTTGCTCGTTATCTAAGCTATGAAACAAAGATTCCCTATATCGTGGTATGTACTGCGCCTTCTATGGATGGATACGCTTCGATGGTTTCACCACTGATTACTAAGGGCGTTAAAGTTACCTATTCTGCCGTTTATCCATACTGCATAATTGCGGATATTGCTATCATGAAAGAGGCTCCCTTTCATATGCTTCATGCTGGATTTGGTGATATTGTGGGAAAATATAGTGCGCTAGCCGAGTGGAAATTAGCCAATATTATCAATGATGAATATTATTGTGAAATTACAGCGGCGTTAGTGGAAAAAGCTATTGGGCAATGTGTTTCTAGTGCTGCTGGGATTATGGTAAGGACGCCAGA includes:
- a CDS encoding PTS sugar transporter subunit IIA; amino-acid sequence: MSHINFDETLVLKNIEGENSSDILKYMAANLYNQGFVKASYAEAVVAREKKFATGLPTGGYGVAIPHTDIEHVNQSAISVGILKKPVDFGIMGEETEKTPVKLVFMLAMHDSHSQLSMLQSLMGIFQDEEVLTYLATEESEAKIKDEVVSKLNLSIVKGGEQK
- a CDS encoding PTS sugar transporter subunit IIB — protein: MSTKKVVLVACGTGIATSTVVSDAIEKMAKENKIQVEIIQCKVTEVPAYELRANLLVTTTIVSKQYPFPIINARAFLTGIGLDKLKEQILEELKK
- a CDS encoding PTS galactitol transporter subunit IIC; this translates as MDIVQIFQAFLGLGPTVILPVAVFLLGMAFGQPASKAFRSGLIIGVGFTGIFLVVDLLVSNLAPAAHGMVSRFGVQLNIIDIGWPGAASIAWASPIAAFILPLGLLVNVIMLVTKTTKTMDIDLWNYWHFTFMGAFVYSATGSLVQGLVAAVIFEIVVLKIADWTAPMLANYFELPGISVPTGSTVSYAIGIPLVRLVQRIPVIKDLHADPETIQKRFGVFGEPLFMGVFLGVVLGALAGYPAGQIIKVGMAMGGVMVLMPRMVKILMEGLIPLAESARTFLSKRFGDRDIYIGLDAAVAIGHPSVIATALILVPITIALAVVLPGNNVLPFGDLATIPFIVCFIVGAARGNIVHSVLVGAVVIAMSLYMATDVAAFHTQMAVDAHFKMPAGATTISSIDQGGNVIHYVIYKVFTLFH
- a CDS encoding zinc-binding dehydrogenase gives rise to the protein MLALVKTELGYGNLHVIEREEPKMGKDEVKILVKYAGICGSDVHMYEGRYKVSAPVTLGHEFAGEVVEVGENVTEVKVGERVTSETTFYICGQCKYCKSKDYNLCKDRKGLGNQQDGAFTKYVVARKESIHKLPENVDYQSGALTEALACAHHAVTKSTIRKGDVVVVLGPGPIGLFVAQIAKTYEAKVIITGLEKDKSRLEKGKELGIDVTVDIQNQDIKETVNELTQGYGADVVFECTGAPPSVNFGLDLLTKKGQYVQVGIFPTAEILTDFEKIIQKELSITGCRSQRPSDWEPSLQFMNDNSVNAKALISHQFNITEWDKAYRAIKSGEAIKVVLKVE
- a CDS encoding sn-glycerol-1-phosphate dehydrogenase; amino-acid sequence: MNELLMKNPEEMAGLTFPCSCGRTHSIDINGVRIGSGILSDIVKSIQSLPSGTVLFIADSKTYEVGGRKVEFILSKDFALEKVIFSNNHLHPDEAAMEQLRAAINPNMTAIVVVGSGTLNDLARYLSYETKIPYIVVCTAPSMDGYASMVSPLITKGVKVTYSAVYPYCIIADIAIMKEAPFHMLHAGFGDIVGKYSALAEWKLANIINDEYYCEITAALVEKAIGQCVSSAAGIMVRTPEAIRSIIEGLILSGMCIGMIGNSRPASGEEHRLSHTWEMLALMRGQETFLHGNQVGIATEIIIHVYEYLATVDINKVYAAGKFRSLTREKWENNIKQLFGDIAPQIIQLKAADMNFDETAREKAAQNIVQKWGTIKESVLQMLPSTDSYHEMMETAGCHLTPRDLKLDRESFRLSLLTSKDIRQRFGLFQVLEDIGILDEVAEMITSIYYS